Proteins found in one Lycium ferocissimum isolate CSIRO_LF1 chromosome 6, AGI_CSIRO_Lferr_CH_V1, whole genome shotgun sequence genomic segment:
- the LOC132059616 gene encoding uncharacterized protein LOC132059616 isoform X1, giving the protein MASSKRPYSGDSSRVSKKQQVEQVLWINSKRTAIREYEIKLLPTNGERACEILHNIRFHGWEHFVEHPGEYDTDIVSELYANINKDAKISMQGSIQGHQGNLCTFLVLVYSKRHEPRENLVLGWVCFHLPWLIVAISIASSFQGEHESFAALKTPLIIMSYFLL; this is encoded by the exons atggCTTCCTCAAAAAGACCCTATTCAGGAGAtagttctagggtttctaaGAAACAACAAGTTGAACAAGTACTGTGGATAAACTCTAAGCGGACAGCGATTAGAGAGTATGAAATAAAACTCTTACCAACTAATGGAGAAAGGGCCTGTGAAATTTTGCACAATATTAGATTTCATGGTTGGGAACATTTTGTGGAACATCCAGGGGAGTATGATACAGATATCGTTAGTGAATTATATGCTAACATCAACAAAGACGCGAAAATCTCGATGCAAG GATCAATACAGGGTCACCAAGGAAACCTTTGCACATTTCTAGTTCTTGTATACTCGAAACGGCACGAGCCTAGGGAAAATTT agttctaggttgggtctgcttccatctcccgtggctgatagtcgccatCAGCATAgcatcgagtttccagggtgagcacgagtcgttcgctgccttgaagactcctcttattattatgtcttactttctactctga
- the LOC132059616 gene encoding uncharacterized protein LOC132059616 isoform X2, translated as MEKGPVKFCTILDFMVGNILWNIQGSMIQISLVNYMLTSTKTRKSRCKGHQGNLCTFLVLVYSKRHEPRENLVLGWVCFHLPWLIVAISIASSFQGEHESFAALKTPLIIMSYFLL; from the exons ATGGAGAAAGGGCCTGTGAAATTTTGCACAATATTAGATTTCATGGTTGGGAACATTTTGTGGAACATCCAGGGGAGTATGATACAGATATCGTTAGTGAATTATATGCTAACATCAACAAAGACGCGAAAATCTCGATGCAAG GGTCACCAAGGAAACCTTTGCACATTTCTAGTTCTTGTATACTCGAAACGGCACGAGCCTAGGGAAAATTT agttctaggttgggtctgcttccatctcccgtggctgatagtcgccatCAGCATAgcatcgagtttccagggtgagcacgagtcgttcgctgccttgaagactcctcttattattatgtcttactttctactctga